In a single window of the Zea mays cultivar B73 chromosome 5, Zm-B73-REFERENCE-NAM-5.0, whole genome shotgun sequence genome:
- the LOC100276580 gene encoding uncharacterized protein LOC100276580, with protein MAFPWCLSAPAAVPPVAPAPGTFGVSASVTALARVPVLAGRRRRWSTLVVCAAPDEEKITKRSPLDFPIEWERPKPGRRPDIFPKFSPMKTPLPHPLPADDPLDDDQEEEEEEQPPPQEEPQEDDPDKEEPEEDDPDKPTE; from the exons ATGGCGTTCCCGTGGTGcctctcggctccggccgccgtcCCGCCTGTGGCGCCCGCGCCGGGCACCTTTGGCGTATCCGCGTCGGTCACCGCCCTCGCGCGTGTGCCGGTTCTCGCCGGTAGGCGGCGCAGGTGGAGCACGCTCGTGGTCTGCGCGGCCCCCGACGAGGAGAAGATTACCAAGCGGTCGCCCCTCGATTTCCCCATC GAATGGGAGAGACCAAAGCCTGGGAGGAGACCTGATATCTTCCCTAAGTTCAGCCCAATGAAGACACCATTACCGCATCCGTTACCAGCTGATGATCCTCTGGATGATGATCAAGAGGAGGAAGAGGAAGAACAACCACCAccacaggaggagccacaagaggaTGATCCAGACAAGGAAGAACCTGAGGAAGATGACCCGGACAAGCCAACCGAGTAA